In the genome of Conger conger chromosome 8, fConCon1.1, whole genome shotgun sequence, one region contains:
- the LOC133135680 gene encoding microsomal glutathione S-transferase 1-like: MVEVVHMIDSEVFLAFSTYGTIIILKTMLVSLLSASYRLTRRGFNGDAGLMKSDEEQKRMDPDTQRIRRGHQNELENVLFVLMGLLYALTGPDLHIALMHFRVYVGSRVILTLAHITSLPQPARTLPFAVGLACTLSMAYRVFCTALYL, from the exons ATGGTTGAAGTGGTGCACATGATTGACAGCGAGGTGTTCCTGGCCTTCTCCACGTACGgcaccatcatcatcctcaaGACCATGCTGGTGTCTCTCTTGTCTGCTTCCTACCGACTCACAAGAAGG GGTTTTAATGGAGACGCTGGATTGATGAAGAGTGACGAAGAGCAGAAGAGGATGGATCCAGACACGCAGCGAATCAGAAG AGGCCATCAGAATGAGCTGGAGAACGTCCTGTTTGTGCTGATGGGTTTGCTCTATGCCCTGACCGGACCCGACCTCCACATCGCGCTCATGCACTTCCGGGTCTACGTGGGCTCCCGGGTCATCCTCACACTGGCACATATCACCTCCCTGCCCCAGCCTGCCAGAACCCTGCCATTCGCCGTGGGCTTAGCCTGCACCTTGTCTATGGCATACCGGGTATTCTGTACCGCATTGTACCTCTAG